The DNA region gggtttcaccgtgttagccaggatggtctcgatctcctgacctcgtgatccgcccgtctcagcctcccaaagtgctgggattacaggcttgagccaccgcgcccggccaaaaatggattttaataacatttaactCAATATGCCTACACTATTACCATTTCAGCATGTAGCCAGTGTAAAAATCACGAATGTGCTAttagacatgatttttttttttttgagatggagtttcactctttggctcactgcaacctccgcctcccaggttcaaacgattctcctgcttcagcctctcgagtagctgggattacaggcatgggccaccacaccaggctaattttgtattattattattttagtagagacggggtttcactatgttggtcaggctggtctcgaactcttgaccgcagggacctcagatgatctgccctcttcggcctcccaaagtgctgggattataggtgtgagccactgcacccggccagatgtgatttttttcataataagtctttggcagtttgggaggccaaggcaggcagatcacttgaggccagaagttagaaaccagcctagccaacatggtggaactctgtctttgctaaaaatacaaaaattagtcaggcatggtgtcccatgcctgtaatcccacctactcagggggctgaggcaggagaatcgcttgaacctgggaggcggagggtgcagtgagccaagatcacgccattgcactccagccttggtgacagagtgagactgtctcaaaaacaaaaaacaaaaaacatagtaGGTCTTTGAAGCACGTCACAGGCCAGCCCCATCTCACCTGCTCAGCTCACCCAGGGCAGCTCAGCCCTAGACCCCATGGACCATCAGGAGGCGCTAATGCTCTGGGAAGAAAGGAGAGCAGGGGAGGGGTCAGGAGCTCAGGAACTCTGGGCAGGCTAATTGGAGTTTTAGTAACTAGGGTGCTGGGGTGGGCCTCAGAGAGGAGGTGAAGTTGGAGCAAAGACTTGAGGGGAGAGTTTATCGTGTGGACACACCTGAGAACACCATTCTGGGCAGAGGGAGCCACTGAGGGAACAGCAGGCATGGTGCAGCTGGAAGCGGTGGGTATTGGCAGGTCGGGGTGGGCAGAAGGTGCTCGAGCCTGTAGGCCTCCTGGGACTCTGGGAGTCCTCCTGAGGGAGGCGGGTCTGAGCTGAGCCTTTCCCTCTAGGCCCCGAGGTACAGGAACCGGAGAAACGTCCCCTCACCCCGTCCCTCAGCCAGTGACACCATGGGGACAGCAGGATCGGGAGTACAGCCCGCTTGCCGCTGGAGTGTCAGCGGGGGCCCCAGGCAGCCCAAGAGCTCAGGGAGCCAGGGCCCCCAAGGGGAGTCCTTGGACAAGGAGGCCTGGGCCTGGAGATCCTCCATGGTCAGTGCCGGGGCCCGGAGGTGGAGCTGGGACAAGTGTGTGGACATGGGGGACAGCTGGTCCTCACGAGTGGCTCTAGGCCGGGATTCTGGCTCTTCCAGGTGGCTCCCGCTGAGGCAGCGGTCTCTGGGGGATCCCCCAGCTGAAGGAGGCTGGCAGGAGTAGAGCCCCCTGCCCAGTCCAGGCAGGGAGCTGAGTCCCAGTGCCAGGAGATTGTGGCCTGGGCTGATCTTGAGCCTCAGCTGGACACGAGGGGCATGAGAATAAAGCTGAACTGCAGCCttctgagtcttgctctgtctgttggctgcattGGGTACCTCGGGGCACCAGGAACACATGCCGCCCTGGTCCTCCTGGTTGGCGGGGGTCTGTGGGCAGAAGGCCCCTGCCTGGACAGGGCGACACAGGCCTTTCTCCAGGGGCTTGGCCAGTCCGGCTGGCCAAAGCCCGAATGTCCTGGTGAAGTGGAGAGGGGATGACATCCTGGGTAGCCAGCAGGGATTGGAGTCTAAGATCTGGGCTAAGGGGTGGGGGGCAGTTCACAGCCTGGCGGGGCATCACTTAATGCCAGGGGCTGCCACAAGAGGTGGGAGGGACGCTGGCTCTCTAACCAGGGCCTCTAGCATGATGCCTGAGAAGGGGGGCAATTAGGCTAGGGTGCAGGATGTGAGTCAGGGTACCTGGGGCCACCCAGGGGAGGGTGGGGCTGCCCTGGGCTGAGATGAGGCAGCCTGAACTTGGGGGATGCAGAGCTGGGAGAGGCGGCTCGTCCAGCCTCCCAGGTGTGAGCTGCAGCAGCCTGAGTCCCTCCTCCTCTCAGCCAGGGCTTCACAGGACACGGCGTGGGGTGGACATCCTGGCCTCTCCAGCTGGCAGAAGAGCAGAGAGCCCCTCCCCACTGGTCTCAGGGCCTGGGGCCTCATGGTTGTCCCACTTTGCTAGGTGGCCCCATTGGTGGTCAGGAAGGGGAaggcaagaagaagaagagggagcaGAGGCTCAGGAGGACCAGTCAGCAGGGGCCCTGGGCCTCATGGGGAGAGGGGGCAACCCCGTGTGGCACTGACATCTCTTCTTGAGGCCTACTCAGGGCTCTAAGCTGGGTACTGCATCAGGTTAGGAGACAACAGGGGCAGCACACATGAGGTGCGCATGGCACCTGGTGGGCTCTGCATGGTGGCTCGGGGCTGATGTGCTTCTGCAGGTCCCCTCTACAGAGAGTGGGTCAGAAAACTGGCCACTCTTCCTTGCCATGCGGTCCCAGGCTTGGCTCCAGCCCCCTCTTGGTGATGAGGCTCCTCTTTGCAAAGGCCAGTCCGCTGGGGAGTGGGACCCTGGTGGCCACCCCCAGGAAGGTGGAGTAGGGCAGGCCCCACTGCCTGAGAGCTGAGTGACTTCCAGGATCCAGACCCCTTCTCAGCCTGCGCAGCACCAGACACCTCGCCCCCCATCTTGGGGCACAGACTCCTGGTGTCCTCCAGCCACTGGCTGCAGCCGGCATTCCCAGGCAGACCCCTGTCTTGGGGGCAAATGCCCCAGAGGCTCCAGGTTACCCACGGGCTCAGGGATGACTCCCACAGGGTGTTTCCAGGTCCCCGGAGAGTCGAGTAAGGTCCCGGAGCGCACGGCCCTAAGGCCTGGCCGGGGGGCTCGGGAGACAGGGCGTCCCCAGCCGGCCGCCCACCGGCAGCCCGGCGCTGTCACGTTCCAGCCGCCTGACTCAGGCCGCACAGGGCGGGGAGCCGGGAGGCGGTGCcggcgcccgcctcggccccggAGGCGGCACCAGGAAGCGCCCGCCCCGGCCGGAGCCGCCATGTAACCGGCGCCGCCCGGAGCCCGAGCCGCGCGGGCCCCAGCGACCCGCCCGCCATGGGGGACGAAGACGAGGATGAGAGCTGCGCCGTGGAGCTGCGGATCACAGAAGGTGGGTGTGGGGCCTGACTGCGGCTGCCCTGGGCGGGCCGGGACGGGTCATGGACCGGCTGGGTTCATTCACCCCCTGTGCCCACAGCCAACCTGACCGGGCACGAGGAGAAGGTGAGCGTGGAGAACTTCGAGCTGCTCAAGGTGCTGGGCACGGGAGGTGAGGACCCCCATCCACCGGGCAGGCGTCCCAGGCGCGGTGCCCCTGACCTCCTGCCTGCTCACTCCTGGGCCTGGGCCAGGCCACTGAGCAGGCCCCCCACCCTTTCCCGGCACAGCCTGCCTTGCCTGCCCCGCCCTGCCTTGCCAGGGTTTGCATTCCCACTTCCAGGACACTCCACGTTGACATCACTCCTCCCTCCACGGTCCTGTGCGTGCATGCCCCCCTGGATTTGCCAACACCTTGGGGAGGGGGACTTGCACCCCTCTCAAGTTATTTGCATAGCTCCTCCCTTTCTTTCAATATGGGATCCCCCTCCCACATTTTGCAAACGCCCCAGCGCTGGTTTGCGCATCTCTTCCCCAGCCAGGTgcacacctctgcctcccttccttgCACTGGCATCTTTTCACATCCATCTGATCTCTCGCAGATTTGCACATGCCCCGCCCCCACGCCTCGAAGCAGGCCCCCTGGAGTTGCATGCTCTCCAGCCTGGTTTGCACATCCTTTCCCTGGTTTTGCTGGGCACCCTCCTGGGGTGTGCACACCCTTTCCTTAGAAGGCTCTGCCAGCTTTTTGCACACCTGCCTCTTGCCCCAGCTCCTTCGCCTAATTTGCACACCCTCCTGGGTTGGCATCGCCCTCACCCCCCAAGCCTGCACCAATCTCCCGCTCACAGCCTACCCTCCACCCACTCGCTGCTCCCACAGCCTACGGCAAGGTGTTCCTGGTGCGGAAGGCGGGCGGGCACGACGCGGGGAAGCTGTACGCCATGAAGGTGCTGCGCAAGGCGGCGCTGGTGCAGCGCGCCAAGACGCAGGAGCATACGCGCACGGAGCGCTCCGTGCTGGAGCTGGTGCGCCAGGCGCCCTTCCTGGTCACGCTGCACTACGCTTTCCAGACGGATGCCAAGCTGCACCTCATCCTGGGTGAGCGCACGCCACATCCCAACGGGGGTGGTGTGGCTGGGGGCAGGCGAGGCCACCTGATGGGGCTGCTTCCTAACTTCCGCTGCACCTCCCAGACTATGTGAGCGGAGGGGAGATGTTCACCCACCTCTACCAGCGCCAGTACTTCAAGGAAGCTGAGGTGCGCGTGTATGGGGGTGAGATCGTGCTGGCCCTGGAACACCTGCACAAGGTGGGTGAAGACCTGGTCACAGGCTGTTGCCATGGGAACTGGGTCTGGGCCTTCGAAGGAATCTGCAGGCAGGGCAGCCTCAGGCTTCCCCCTGGGCTTCCTGGGGGGCCAGTGGCGAGCTCGGTGGGAACTGGAGCTACTTCCCCAGGACCCCTTACAAGAAGCCTCATCGCTGCCTGATGGGGTCCCCTCCCCGGCACCTCCTCGAAGGGGCTTTCCTTTTTCAGGGAACTCAGGGCTGCATTCACAGAACTTCCTCAAATGGAAACCTCATGGCCTGGCTCCAAAGGCCTCCTTGAAATGGGGCTCTTCACGCAGACTTTCCTCTCCCTGGGACCTCGGGGCCTGTCCCACGGGGCCCTCCTTCTTTGCTTTATATCTTAAATGGCCTTTTTTATTCAGTGGCTCTGCCCTGAAGACCCCCCTCTACAGGCAGATGACCTTCTCTGGGGTGGGGGGTCTCCTTATCCTGAGCAGGGCCAGGAGCTGCAGGAGCTGGGGAGGGTTTGGGGGAGGAGGCCTCAGCACCCCTCTTGCTCCTACCAGCTCGGCATCATTTACCGAGACCTGAAACTGGAGAATGTGCTGCTGGACTCTGAGGGCCACATTGTCCTCACGGACTTCGGGCTGAGCAAGGAGTTCCTGACGGAGGAGGTGAGTGGAGGTTGTCTCTGCCTGCAGTGCCCCATTCGatcctccttcctgccttttcCTGCTCTGGGCCTGCACTCTGGGGCTGCAGAAGTGAATAGCTCCAAGAAGTTTCCACAGCTCAACTCTCCAACCTCACAAGTTGAGCGAGTCTTACTCTGGGCCTTGTGGGGCGCTGGAGCACAGGAGAAGCTTGGCCATCTAAACAGGACCTCTTGCCCTCCCAGAAAGAGCGGACCTTCTCCTTCTGCGGCACCATTGAGTACATGGCCCCGGAAATCATCCGTAGCAAGACGGGGCATGGCAAGGTGGGTTGGCAGGgaagtggggctgggggaggtggaAAGAGGGGGTGTGAGGCAGGGGAGACGCAGGCTCTTACCCTGGCTCCACCCACAGGCTGTGGACTGGTGGAGCCTGGGTATCTTGCTCTTCGAGCTGCTGACCGGGGCCTCGCCCTTCACCCTGGAGGGTGAGAGGAACACACAGGCTGAGGTGTCTCGGTGAGTAGAGCTGGACGTGGAGGGCGGCCAGGGGGCTGCAGGGCCTGCCTGGGCAGCACTGTGGGGGGGGGCTTGCTGCCCCTGACGCCCCCCCAATCCTCCCAGACGGATCCTGAAgtgctcccctcccttcccccctcgGATCGGGCCCGTGGCGCAGGACCTGCTGCAGCGGCTGCTTTGCAAGGATCCCAAGAAGCGATTGGGCGCGGGGCCCCAGGGGGCACAGGAAGTCCGGAACCACCCCTTCTTCCAGGTGAGGCTCCTGACTCAGGGCCCCACACCCCTGATGCATACCCAGGTGGGGCTGCTGTTCCAGGTTGAGGttgtgcctggccagtttcaCTTTATTTGGAAATCCCcccagagaaagaaagcaagtgtGTGTAAGCTAGGTTTCTCTTCACATCCCTCCCCACTGAAACTTGGCAGATGCATTCCTGAAAGAAAGGATTCTAGGTTCATTGGCTGTTGGGACTCTCAGGGATTTGAGAATGGATTGGTTGGTCCTTTCATTGGACAGACCCAGAGAAGGCAGGTGACCTGCCCCAGATGGCACAGTAAATGGTGCCGAGCTGGGAACAGACCTTGGCTCTAGATAGATCTCCTGCTGGCCCAGATCAGTACTAAAACCCACACTTATGGCTTTTAGCACCCACCCAGGCATTTTGTTCTTTATCCCTGTCCCTGTGCAGTCTGTGTGCCTGTCATTCAGATGGATGGTTGGTCAGCACACATGGGTGTTTGCTCACTTGTTAGGAGCACACACGTTAGAGTACAGTGCAGAGTGAATCTGGCCGTGTGAGAATGCTCTGACTCAGGGGCTGGGCCTGGCCAGCGTCATCGCCCAGCAGAACTTTGTAACagtgaacacctactgtgtgtcgGCCCTTTATAGACATGAACACATTTCACCCTCACAACTACCTGattcttattttttagatggagtttcactttgtctccggggctggagtgcagtggtgcgatcttggcttactgcaacctccacttcacgagttcaagcgatcctgctgtctcagcctcccaagtagttgggattacaggcacatgtcaccacgagtggctaatttttatatttttagtagagatggggtttcaccattttggccaggctggtcttgaactcctgacctcaagtgatccacctgcctcagcctcccaaagtgctgggattacaggtgtgagccacagtgccctgctTTGGGGACAAGGGATAACCACCTTGATTCTTGTCCCcatctttacagatgaggaagctgaggctccaAACAGTTAAGTACTTTGTCCAGGAAGTGATGGAGCTCAGATTCAACCCAAGGCTGGGTGGCTTGAATGCCTGTCCTTAATGGTCTTCTGCTTAAGTGTAGGCATCAGATTTGCCACTCGTCTGACATCTAAACAAAAGCACCCATTTCTGGGCACTTATTGTGGGCCAGGTACTGTGTTACTCATACTTTGAGTGCCGTCTCTTTGAACCTTCTAAGCCTTGGGAGGGCCTGCCtgagatgatttctttttttttttttttttttttgagacggagtctggctcggtcgcccaggctggagtgcagtggccggatctcagctcactgcaagctctgcctcccgggtttacgccattctcctgcctccgcctcccaagtagctgggactacaggcgcccgcctcatcgcccggctagttttttgtattctttagtagagacggggtttcaccgtattagccaggatggtctcgatctcctgaccttgtgatccgcccgtctcggcctcccaaagtgctgggattacaggcttgagccaccgcgcccggcctgagacgATTTCTTAGACAGGAATCTATGTCTTTGAGGTGAAGATGTCCCTTTGCACAGGgtggggagttgggggtggggaaagCATCTGAGCAGTGTTGGTTTCTTTCAGTGAATTCCTCAAGCCTACCCTTCGCCTATGCTGGGTGCTGCGCCAGATGCTGGAGTGGGTTGACCAGTAATACAGGAGAGGCCCCAAGGTCTTCAAGGCCTGATGTGTGGCAGGGGTGTTTCcctctttctgccttttctttttcttttcttttttggagacagagtctcactctatcgccgagagtgcagtggcatgatctcggcttactgcaacctctgcctccctggttcaagtgattctcctgcctcagcctcccgagtagctgggattacagatgcacaccatcgtggccagctaatttttgtatttttagtagagttagggattcaccacgttggccaggttggtttcaaactcctggcctcatgatccacccaccttggtctcccaaagtgctgggattacagacgtgagccaccgcacctgacctccttctgccttttcttgGACAGCTTCTTTGGTGATAGCAGTGCTCAGATCCTTGGTGGTAGAACTGGGGCCTTCCAACTTGAGTCAGTCACCTTGGCTACAGTGACAAAAAGTCCACCTCAAAATGGTGATATCCGTTGGAATCAAGTTTGGTGCTAGCAACAGAGATCAGAATGAACAGAGTGACCTAAGAGGTTTACTTATAACTAAACCTTTTATTATACTTACTTATAAATAAGTGacttacttatttttcttctcacataAAAGAAGCCCAGATTAGCAGACCAGGGCTGCTGTGGTGTCTTCACAGTGCCACATTGTCTTCGGGAATCcaaactcttctttttctttaaaatttttttttttttttttttttttttttttttttttttaaattcttagcaAGTAGCTTCTATCCCTGGGGTTGCTTCATGGTCCAACATGGTTGCTGGAGCTCTTGCCCTCTAAGCTGTCTCCCAGGtagggagcaggaggaaggagaaggggcaaAACGGGCACTTGCCAACTAGCAACCTCCCTCTTGAGGATCTTTCCCTGGAATCCTATGTAATAATTTTTGCTGATAAGTTTTGGTCACCCCTAACTGCAagcaaatttgtaaaatattcttttaattgtgtATATTGGTTCCTGGAATAAAGCTGGGGCTATGGTACTAAGGAAGATAGGGAGAATGGATATTGAGCAGGCAATCCACAGGTTCTGCCACATTAGCTTAAACATAAAAGGGCATGTTTTGGCTCCCATAAGTGAAAAGGCCAAGGGAAAGTGATCTGACTTAAGCATGTCCAGGTGCTGAAACTATGGCCCTTGGTTCTGCTTTTCTGCATGGGGACTTCATCTAACCCTGACAGGGTCCCCAGCAGTTCCAGGCCACATCGTTTTAGATTTAAGTGCAGTAGGAGAaagagatttgtttgttttttcacaccaactctcctttttttttgaaatggggttttcactcttgtcacccaggctggagtgcagtggcgctatcttggctcactgcaacctctgcttcctgagttcaagtgattctcctgcctcagcctcccaagtagctgggattacaggtgggcaccaccatgcccagtaatttttttttttttttgtatttttagtagagatggggtttcaccatgttaaccaggctggtcttggactcctgacctcaggtgatccagcctcctcagcctcccaaaatcctgggattataggcatgagccaccacacccaaccttttCACACCAATTCTATTAAAAGTTCCAGAACTGACTGAGTGTGGTAGAATGGTGGTTCTCTAAGAGGAACAGGGATTGTATTACCAGAGGGAGAAAgaagccagggagggaggaggaatagCTGCCCACCCCAAATGCCAGTGGGCCCTTGCCTCATGGAGGAACTGCCCAGTGAGGGTGGGCTGAGTGAAGGGAGTTTCTCGTTCCTGACCTTTGACACCTAATCTCTGATTCCCTTCCCTCAGGGCCTAGATTGGGCTGCTCTGGCTGCCAGGAAGATTCCAGCCCCATTCCGGCCCCAAATCCGCTCAGAGCTGGATGTGGGCAACTTTGCAGAGGAATTCACTCGGCTGGAGCCTGTCTACTCACCCCCTGGCAGCCCCCCACCTGGGGACCCCCGCATCTTTCAGGTGAGGATAAACTCATGGAACCCAGATGCAGGAGAGATGAGATGTCGCAGTCTGCCTCAGCCCTGGCTGACCCGAGGACACTGCCTAGGCCTTGTGTCCTGATTGGGACTCAACGTCTCCCCTAGATGTCTCCACGTAAAGGGGACCTAGGGTTGTCAGTCACAGAGACCACCAGGGCAGGATGTGTGTTTGATAGTTCATGATTTATCTTTAAACCTTCTGTTAATTTCCCTTCTATTCCATCATCTCTTTATTGTTatgtaaaaatattgtttaaatttattcacttgcagctgggtgaggtggctcacacctgtaatcccagcactttgggaggctgacgtgggcagatcacctcaggtcaggagttcaagaccagcctggccaacatggtgaaaccccacctctactaaaaatacaaaaattagctggatgtgggtggtgggtgcatgtaatcccagctactcgggaggctgaggtggcagaatcgcttgaacctgggaggcggaggttgtagtgagccgagatcgcaccattgcattccaggctgggtgacagagtaaaactctgtctcaaaaaaaacaaaacaaagaaaaaagagatctTCACCTGCTTATGTGGACACCTAGGAGGAGACACATGTTGATATTGTGGCTTTGCACGCCCTTGGCATAGCATGGTACACTCCTGGAGGGACAGGTCCCctccactgatttattttttatttttttgagacggagtctcagtctgtcgccaggctagagtgcagtggctggatctcggctcactgcaatctccgcctcctgggttcaagcgattctcctgcctcagcctcctgagtagttgggactacaggcgcccaccaccacgcccagctaatttttgtatttttagtagagacagggtttcaccatgttggcctggatggtcttgatctttcgaccttgtggtctgcccgcctcagcctcccaaagtgctgggattagaggcgtgaaccaccatgcccagccccctccaCTGAATTTTAGAAGCTTACACCTTTTGGACAAGTCCAAACTCCCTTTGCTTGGCATTGAGGCCCTTCATGATGTGGTCCTTGCTTAGAACCTTAGCCTCAGTTCTCATCATTTTCCTACTTGATGCTCTGGAGGGCATGATCGAACTGCTCAGAGGTTCCAGAATacacctctgtgcctttgcacatgctattctTGCTACCTGGAGTACATTCCCTACAGTAGTCTATCTGGCAAGCTTCTAATCTCTTTTAGGCCTCTTTGTCTGCTCACCTGGCCCAGGGGGTCAGTCACCCTTTCTCTGTGCTGCAGTCCTCTGTGGACAGCACCTCCTTCTGTGCAGTTTATCATGTTGCCATAATGATCATATCATTATCACTAAATAAACCCGTATGGTTTGTTTAATAGACAGACCAAGTATGGCTGGATAAGTCCCTTCTCTGAAGCTCTTAAAATTGACAACTCTGTGCTTGAAtgtccacattccattccattgtctCACAGCCCtcatgagaaagttctttcttgtGAATTGGTAggtactttcattcattcatttaatgatTCAAAAATGTGTAGTGAGTGCCTAAAATATTCCACGTACGGATCTGGACACTACATTTTTAGGAGAAAATGAcacatagtttatttttaaaattatttttaaaattaattaattaagtaatttttttagagacaggatcttgttctgttgcccaggttggagtgcagttgggcaaccatggctcactgcaatcttgaactcctggacttgagtgatcctcccacctcagcctgcccaacagctaggactataggcaagtgccaccacacccagataattattattatcattttttttgagacggagtttcactcttgttgcccagcctagagtgcaatggcatgatactggctcaccgcaacctctacttcccgggttcaagcgattctacgtgcctcagcctcctgagtggctgagattacaggcatgtgccaccacgcctggctaatttttgtattattagtagagatggggtttctccatgttggtcaggctggtctcaaactcctgacctcaggtgatctacctgcctcagcctcccaaagtgctgggattacaggcatgagccaccgcgcccggccaccacacACAATTAAAATGACCCTTGAAAGCTTCTCAAATTGCCAGGACATGGATCTTTAGGAAAAGCAAAGAATTAACTCTGgtttctttttgcatttcttcAGTAGCTCCCCTTGCAGAAGAAGCCAAAGTCTGGCTTGAAAGGGAGGAATAAAGGTTGTTTTCCTCAGCGGATAGAGTTGGATTGTCATAGGCTAAGCGTCAATTCAGGCCACACTTTGAATACATTCAATGGTCCTTTCAGGACCTTCAGCCCTTGGCACCTGGGGAGGAATAGGTGGTCACTCTGATGAGAAAGTTGGGGTCACAGGCTGGTGGGGACAGACATGGCTCCAACTGATTATAAAACCAGATGGAATAAAATGTGTCCACATATCCTATGTGTACCAGGATGCAACTGGAACACCCGCCACTGCCCCCTTGTCCAGGGTCTTGCCTCTGCCTGGTTCCCCACCAGAGTCTCCTCACCTGCACCCCCAACCCCCATGCCCATCCCCCTGACTCCCGCCCTGCAGGGATACTCCTTTGTGGCACCCTCCATCCTCTTCGACCACAACAATGCGGTGATGACCGATGTGCTGGAAGCGCCTGGTGCTGGAGACCCGCCAGGTCGGGCAGCGGTGGCCAGGAGCGCTATGATGcaggtgggctgggctgggctgggggaaaTTGGTTTTAGGAGGAGCCTAGGCCGGGGGGACTCTAGGCCTAGATCCAACTGGTGCCCGCAGCGTGAACTCTGTGAGGTCCCAAGCCTCTGCGACATGGGGCGTGGCGGGGCCGCGGGGCTACCAGGTGGGACCTCTGACACGCCCccttcacctctgcctccaggactcGCCCTTCTTCCAGCAGTATGAGCTGGACCTGCGGGAGCCTGCGCTGGGCCAGGGCAGCTTCTCTGTGTGTCGCCGCTGCCGCCAGCGCCAGAGCGGCCAGGAGTTCGCAGTCAAGATCCTCAGTCGCAGGTGGGAGGGCCCAGGCGTGGGTAGGGGGGTGGGGTGGCAGAGCGCCGTCCCGGGGGCGGGGCCGAGGCACGGCGACCGTAACTCCTTCtgcgtcccccaggctggaggcgAATACGCA from Rhinopithecus roxellana isolate Shanxi Qingling chromosome 15, ASM756505v1, whole genome shotgun sequence includes:
- the RPS6KA4 gene encoding ribosomal protein S6 kinase alpha-4 isoform X2 yields the protein MKVLRKAALVQRAKTQEHTRTERSVLELVRQAPFLVTLHYAFQTDAKLHLILDYVSGGEMFTHLYQRQYFKEAEVRVYGGEIVLALEHLHKLGIIYRDLKLENVLLDSEGHIVLTDFGLSKEFLTEEKERTFSFCGTIEYMAPEIIRSKTGHGKAVDWWSLGILLFELLTGASPFTLEGERNTQAEVSRRILKCSPPFPPRIGPVAQDLLQRLLCKDPKKRLGAGPQGAQEVRNHPFFQGLDWAALAARKIPAPFRPQIRSELDVGNFAEEFTRLEPVYSPPGSPPPGDPRIFQGYSFVAPSILFDHNNAVMTDVLEAPGAGDPPGRAAVARSAMMQDSPFFQQYELDLREPALGQGSFSVCRRCRQRQSGQEFAVKILSRRLEANTQREVAALRLCQSHPNVVNLHEVHHDQLHTYLVLELLRGGELLEHIRKKRHFSESEASQILRSLVSAVSFMHEEAGVVHRDLKPENILYADDTPGAPVKIIDFGFARLRPQSPGVPMQTPCFTLQYAAPELLAQQGYDESCDLWSLGVILYMMLSGQVPFQGASGQGGQSQAAEIMCKIREGRFSLDGEAWQGVSEEAKELVRGLLTVDPAKRLKLEGLRDSSWLQDGSARSSPPLRTPDVLESSGPAVRSGLNATFMAFNRGKREGFFLKSVENAPLAKRRKQKLRSATASRRGSPAPAAPGRAPTAAKGAPRRANGPLPPS
- the RPS6KA4 gene encoding ribosomal protein S6 kinase alpha-4 isoform X1, with the protein product MGDEDEDESCAVELRITEANLTGHEEKVSVENFELLKVLGTGAYGKVFLVRKAGGHDAGKLYAMKVLRKAALVQRAKTQEHTRTERSVLELVRQAPFLVTLHYAFQTDAKLHLILDYVSGGEMFTHLYQRQYFKEAEVRVYGGEIVLALEHLHKLGIIYRDLKLENVLLDSEGHIVLTDFGLSKEFLTEEKERTFSFCGTIEYMAPEIIRSKTGHGKAVDWWSLGILLFELLTGASPFTLEGERNTQAEVSRRILKCSPPFPPRIGPVAQDLLQRLLCKDPKKRLGAGPQGAQEVRNHPFFQGLDWAALAARKIPAPFRPQIRSELDVGNFAEEFTRLEPVYSPPGSPPPGDPRIFQGYSFVAPSILFDHNNAVMTDVLEAPGAGDPPGRAAVARSAMMQDSPFFQQYELDLREPALGQGSFSVCRRCRQRQSGQEFAVKILSRRLEANTQREVAALRLCQSHPNVVNLHEVHHDQLHTYLVLELLRGGELLEHIRKKRHFSESEASQILRSLVSAVSFMHEEAGVVHRDLKPENILYADDTPGAPVKIIDFGFARLRPQSPGVPMQTPCFTLQYAAPELLAQQGYDESCDLWSLGVILYMMLSGQVPFQGASGQGGQSQAAEIMCKIREGRFSLDGEAWQGVSEEAKELVRGLLTVDPAKRLKLEGLRDSSWLQDGSARSSPPLRTPDVLESSGPAVRSGLNATFMAFNRGKREGFFLKSVENAPLAKRRKQKLRSATASRRGSPAPAAPGRAPTAAKGAPRRANGPLPPS